In Thioalkalivibrio paradoxus ARh 1, the following are encoded in one genomic region:
- the gspE gene encoding type II secretion system ATPase GspE, whose product MSGLPESGAISVAGDRGAGGGAQEPLSPGYGFSRRSGVLPGPVVDGHRIVYLRADADPMAVLEIRRRSAECLQLETLGNEEFDRRLREQHERSSGEAMNLVEGLNEENDLLSVAESLAEPEDLLEAEDDAPIIRLINALLTEAVRENASDIHIEPFESRLSVRLRVDGVLREVLNPPVGLTPLIVSRVKVMARLDIAEKRLPQDGRISLRVAGRPVDVRVSTLPSGHGERVVMRLLDKQAGRLELRHLGMSQEQYQAMERVIGRPHGIVLVTGPTGSGKTTTLYAALMRLNDRSRNILTVEDPIEYYLDGIGQTQINTRVDMTFARGLRAILRQDPDVVMVGEIRDLETVQIAVQASLTGHLVFSTLHTNSAVGAITRLRDMGVEPFLLASTLNGILAQRLVRVLCTRCREPAPATRAECELLGHDPGRPPTIYHARGCPDCNGLGYRGRTGIYELIEIDDTLRQMIHDGAGERAMTEHARRSTPGIRSDGVRRILDGTTSVEEVVRVTRED is encoded by the coding sequence ATGAGCGGGCTGCCGGAGTCCGGGGCGATCAGCGTCGCCGGGGATAGGGGCGCGGGCGGCGGCGCGCAGGAACCCCTGAGCCCCGGCTACGGATTCTCGCGCCGTTCCGGCGTGCTGCCAGGCCCGGTCGTCGACGGCCATCGGATCGTCTACCTGCGCGCGGACGCCGATCCGATGGCGGTGCTGGAGATCCGGCGGCGCAGCGCCGAGTGCCTGCAGCTGGAGACGCTGGGCAACGAGGAGTTCGACCGCAGGCTGCGCGAGCAGCACGAGCGCTCGAGCGGCGAGGCGATGAATCTGGTCGAGGGCCTGAACGAGGAAAACGACCTGCTCAGCGTCGCCGAATCGCTGGCCGAACCGGAAGACCTGCTCGAGGCCGAGGACGACGCGCCGATCATCCGGCTGATCAATGCGCTGCTGACCGAGGCGGTGCGCGAGAACGCGTCCGACATCCACATCGAGCCGTTCGAGTCGCGCCTGTCGGTGCGCCTGCGCGTCGACGGCGTGTTGCGCGAAGTGCTGAACCCTCCGGTCGGACTGACTCCGCTGATCGTGTCGAGGGTCAAGGTGATGGCACGGCTGGACATCGCCGAGAAGCGCCTGCCGCAGGACGGCCGGATCTCGCTGCGGGTCGCCGGACGGCCGGTCGACGTGCGCGTGTCGACGCTGCCGTCGGGGCACGGCGAGCGCGTGGTGATGCGCCTGCTCGACAAGCAGGCCGGGCGGCTCGAACTGCGCCATCTCGGGATGTCGCAGGAGCAGTACCAGGCGATGGAACGGGTGATCGGCCGGCCGCACGGCATCGTGCTCGTCACCGGGCCCACCGGCTCCGGCAAGACGACGACGCTGTACGCAGCGCTGATGCGGCTGAACGACCGAAGCCGGAACATCCTGACGGTCGAGGATCCGATCGAATACTACCTCGACGGCATCGGGCAGACGCAGATCAACACCCGGGTCGACATGACCTTCGCCCGCGGCCTGCGCGCGATCCTGCGCCAGGATCCGGACGTGGTGATGGTCGGCGAGATCCGCGACCTGGAGACGGTACAGATCGCGGTGCAGGCGAGCCTGACCGGGCACCTGGTCTTTTCCACCCTGCATACCAACTCTGCGGTCGGCGCGATCACCCGGCTGCGCGACATGGGCGTCGAACCGTTCCTGCTGGCGTCCACATTGAACGGCATCCTGGCCCAGCGGCTGGTGCGCGTATTGTGCACCCGCTGCCGCGAGCCGGCGCCGGCCACGCGCGCGGAATGCGAACTGCTCGGGCACGATCCCGGGCGCCCGCCGACGATCTACCATGCGCGGGGCTGTCCCGACTGCAACGGGCTCGGCTACCGCGGGCGCACCGGGATCTACGAGCTGATCGAAATCGACGATACCCTGCGCCAGATGATCCACGACGGTGCCGGCGAACGCGCGATGACCGAGCACGCACGCCGCAGCACGCCGGGGATCCGCAGCGACGGCGTACGCCGGATCCTCGACGGCACCACCTCGGTCGAGGAAGTGGTGCGCGTCACGCGCGAGGACTGA
- the gspF gene encoding type II secretion system inner membrane protein GspF, producing the protein MPAFEYQALDAGGRKRRGVAEGDTARAVRARLRQDGLTPLQVDEVSERRAGAGGLSGGRGISALDLALATRQMATLARAGLPVEEILGTVARQSEKARIRNVLTAVRTRVMEGHALAQAMAAFPRVFPDLYRTTVAAGEQSGHLDLVLERLADYTESRNALRQKVSMALFYPLILTLVAIGVTVALLAFVVPEVVQVFAGIGQDLPWLTRALIAASDALRDYGPWALAVLVVLGWLLGRLLRRERWRERHHRLLLRLPLIGRLVRGVNTARFARTMSILAASGVPLLDALRTGAEVIGNLPMRSAVLAASQRIREGSGIGRALEQSGYFPPMTVHLIKSGESSGRLNEMLERAAETQERELETRIGMVVALFEPLLIVTMGAVVLTIVLAILLPIFELNQLVN; encoded by the coding sequence ATGCCGGCATTCGAATACCAGGCGCTGGACGCCGGCGGGCGCAAGCGCCGGGGCGTCGCCGAAGGGGACACCGCCCGGGCGGTGCGCGCCCGGCTGCGCCAGGACGGACTGACCCCGCTCCAGGTCGACGAGGTGTCCGAACGGCGCGCCGGTGCAGGCGGCCTCAGCGGCGGACGCGGCATCAGCGCGCTCGATCTGGCACTCGCAACGCGCCAGATGGCCACGCTGGCCCGGGCCGGCCTGCCAGTCGAGGAAATACTCGGCACGGTCGCCCGCCAGAGCGAAAAGGCTCGGATCCGCAACGTGCTGACGGCCGTGCGCACGCGGGTGATGGAGGGCCATGCGCTGGCGCAGGCGATGGCGGCGTTCCCGCGCGTGTTTCCCGACCTGTACCGGACCACGGTGGCCGCAGGCGAGCAGTCCGGGCACCTGGATCTGGTACTGGAACGGCTGGCCGACTACACCGAGAGCCGCAACGCGCTGCGCCAGAAGGTCTCGATGGCCCTGTTCTACCCGCTGATCCTGACCCTCGTCGCGATCGGCGTGACCGTCGCTTTGCTCGCGTTCGTGGTGCCCGAGGTGGTTCAAGTGTTTGCCGGGATCGGGCAGGATCTTCCCTGGCTGACCCGGGCACTGATCGCCGCCAGCGATGCGCTGCGCGACTACGGGCCCTGGGCATTGGCGGTACTCGTGGTACTGGGCTGGCTGTTAGGACGGCTGCTGCGCAGGGAACGCTGGCGCGAGCGGCATCATCGGCTGCTGCTGCGGCTGCCGCTGATCGGGCGGCTGGTGCGGGGGGTGAATACCGCCCGGTTCGCACGCACGATGAGCATTCTGGCCGCCAGCGGTGTCCCACTGCTCGATGCGCTGCGCACCGGCGCGGAGGTGATCGGCAACCTGCCGATGCGTTCGGCCGTGCTGGCCGCGTCCCAGCGCATCCGCGAAGGCAGCGGGATCGGCCGCGCGCTCGAACAAAGCGGGTACTTTCCGCCGATGACCGTGCACCTGATCAAGAGCGGCGAGTCGAGCGGCCGGCTGAACGAAATGCTCGAACGCGCCGCCGAAACCCAGGAGCGCGAACTGGAGACACGGATCGGCATGGTGGTCGCATTGTTCGAGCCGCTGCTGATCGTAACCATGGGTGCGGTGGTGCTGACCATCGTACTCGCGATTCTGCTGCCCATTTTCGAACTGAACCAACTGGTGAACTAG